A single genomic interval of Musa acuminata AAA Group cultivar baxijiao chromosome BXJ3-4, Cavendish_Baxijiao_AAA, whole genome shotgun sequence harbors:
- the LOC103974653 gene encoding ethylene-responsive transcription factor RAP2-9 has translation MEGQCCSTSTSEDTRKSPPPAVGQRAAASGGGGSRERPYRGVRMRKWGRWVAEIREPNKRSRIWLGSYSTAVAAARAYDTAVYYLRGRSARLNFPDEILAEDVDGEGFGVSGVASMSAASIRKKATEVGARVDALQTGLTSRPSPHLRQQREHHQHQLEQQQLPSRPAMNPDLNQEPSPEDSDKD, from the coding sequence ATGGAAGGGCAGTGCTGCTCCACCTCCACCAGCGAGGATACGAGGAAGTCCCCGCCGCCAGCGGTTGGGCAGAGGGCTGCGGCAAGCGGCGGTGGTGGCAGCAGGGAGAGGCCCTACAGGGGAGTCAGGATGAGGAAGTGGGGGAGGTGGGTGGCGGAGATACGGGAGCCCAACAAGCGGTCCCGGATCTGGCTGGGGTCCTACTCGACCGCGGTGGCCGCTGCAAGAGCCTACGACACCGCCGTATATTACCTCCGGGGCCGCTCCGCCCGGCTCAACTTCCCGGACGAGATCCTAGCGGAAGACGTGGACGGAGAAGGCTTCGGCGTCAGCGGTGTGGCCTCCATGTCGGCAGCCTCGATCCGGAAGAAGGCCACCGAGGTGGGCGCGAGGGTGGACGCTCTCCAGACCGGTCTGACGTCGCGGCCGTCGCCGCATCTGCGACAACAGAGAGAACACCATCAACACCAGCTCGAACAACAGCAGTTGCCATCTCGGCCTGCCATGAATCCTGATCTCAATCAGGAGCCGAGCCCGGAGGACTCCGATAAAGATTGA